ACATTCAGGATGAGCAATTACTTTTGATCCTGGATTTTGATATTTTAATTTTAGAAGTGCTTCTTCACTAAATGATTCATGAACAATGCAGCTGCCAGGCCATAATTTAAGATCTCTTCCTGAATTTTTCTGTACCCATCTCCCAAGGTTCTGATCTGGCGCAAATATTATCTTTTTATCTTCAGGTATCTTTTTAATTAATGAGACTGCATTACTGCTTGTACATATCAGATCACTTTGAGCTTTTACTTCTGCAGTGCAATTTATATAACTTACGACATAGTGATCTGGATTTTCTTCCCTGAATTTTTGAAATTTATCTGAAGGACAATCGTCTGCTAATGAGCATCCTGCGTCAATATCTGGTAATAGGACTGTTTTATTAGGGCTAAGTATTTTTGCGGTTTCGGCCATAAAGTGCACACCGCAAAAAATTATTATATCTGCGTCATTATTTGCAGCTTTCCTAGATAGATC
This region of Prochlorococcus sp. MIT 0604 genomic DNA includes:
- the nadA gene encoding quinolinate synthase NadA, with protein sequence MIFEIKERCGKANAIILAHYYQAPEIQEIADFIGDSLDLSRKAANNDADIIIFCGVHFMAETAKILSPNKTVLLPDIDAGCSLADDCPSDKFQKFREENPDHYVVSYINCTAEVKAQSDLICTSSNAVSLIKKIPEDKKIIFAPDQNLGRWVQKNSGRDLKLWPGSCIVHESFSEEALLKLKYQNPGSKVIAHPECSQNLLILSDFIGSTSKLLDFVSKDPSKTYMVLTEPGIIHQMKKKEPNKIFIEVPDVEGCKCNECPYMKLNTLEKILDCLKNNSPSIELDPEIIRRAYVPIKRMLDMSN